A stretch of Paenibacillus peoriae DNA encodes these proteins:
- a CDS encoding MDR family MFS transporter, whose translation MDNQAQDARGMKRGAILTALLIGTFVAFLNENLLTNAFPALMREFNVAASTIQWLSTGYMLVIGVLVPVTALLQQWFTTRQMFMSAMALFLAGTCLCAVSPGFGILLMGRVVQACGTGLFIPLMMNTILALYPPERRGAAMGLMGLVIMVAPVIGPALSGLIIDTFQWRWLFYMVIPVALFSMIYAFVYLKNVTELTKPRVDLVSIVMSTVGFGCVTYGFSQTSVSLEPEGYGSIAIGSLFLLLLVWRQLKIKEPLINLSVFRHSTFSLVAVLIVILMMVLFATTTLLPFYMQDVMKLTAFATGLLLMPGSILNGMLMPVSGKLLDKFGPRLVIVPGLFLIAISLWLFTGIDSDTTQGSVLFNHILLFLGMSFVVMPAQTTGLNQLPRHLVPHGTAIYNTLQQIAGGIGIALFVGIMSSGANRYLHHSLNPTAMHEKTQSMVSGLQTVFWIEFILAILILALGWFIKKPPEHN comes from the coding sequence ATGGACAATCAGGCTCAAGATGCAAGAGGAATGAAGAGAGGGGCAATATTAACCGCTCTACTCATCGGTACATTTGTCGCGTTTCTTAACGAAAATTTACTTACCAATGCGTTTCCTGCGTTGATGAGAGAATTTAACGTTGCTGCTTCGACCATACAATGGTTATCGACGGGGTATATGCTCGTGATCGGCGTACTGGTGCCGGTGACCGCATTACTACAGCAATGGTTCACGACTCGCCAGATGTTTATGTCTGCGATGGCGTTATTTTTGGCCGGTACCTGCTTGTGTGCAGTATCCCCGGGATTCGGAATCTTGCTGATGGGCAGGGTTGTTCAGGCTTGCGGGACAGGATTATTCATCCCGTTGATGATGAATACGATTCTCGCTCTCTATCCTCCAGAACGTCGGGGTGCCGCCATGGGTCTCATGGGGCTGGTCATCATGGTCGCCCCTGTCATCGGGCCGGCTTTGTCTGGCTTAATTATCGATACCTTTCAATGGCGATGGCTGTTCTACATGGTGATTCCTGTCGCACTGTTTTCGATGATTTATGCATTCGTGTACTTAAAGAATGTGACAGAACTGACCAAGCCAAGGGTCGATCTTGTATCCATTGTGATGTCAACCGTCGGTTTCGGCTGCGTCACCTATGGCTTCAGCCAAACAAGTGTCTCTCTTGAGCCAGAAGGTTACGGATCGATTGCAATAGGTAGCCTTTTCTTGCTCTTGCTTGTATGGCGCCAGCTTAAGATCAAAGAGCCGTTGATCAATCTTTCCGTATTCCGGCATTCCACTTTTTCTCTGGTTGCGGTATTGATTGTAATTCTGATGATGGTTCTATTCGCCACAACAACATTGCTGCCGTTCTATATGCAGGATGTGATGAAGTTGACAGCATTCGCGACAGGCTTACTTCTAATGCCGGGTAGCATTTTGAACGGAATGCTGATGCCGGTATCGGGGAAATTACTCGATAAATTCGGGCCGAGACTCGTCATTGTGCCCGGGCTATTCCTGATCGCCATATCGTTGTGGCTGTTTACCGGCATCGACAGTGATACAACACAAGGCTCCGTTCTGTTCAATCATATCCTCTTATTCTTAGGCATGTCATTCGTCGTCATGCCGGCTCAGACGACAGGATTGAATCAACTTCCACGTCACCTGGTTCCTCATGGCACAGCCATATATAATACGCTCCAACAGATTGCAGGGGGAATTGGCATCGCATTGTTCGTCGGCATCATGTCGTCTGGAGCCAATCGTTATCTTCACCATTCGCTCAATCCCACTGCGATGCATGAGAAGACACAAAGCATGGTTTCCGGTCTACAAACGGTTTTTTGGATTGAATTTATTCTGGCAATACTTATTCTGGCGCTGGGTTGGTTTATAAAAAAGCCACCTGAACATAATTAA
- a CDS encoding SMI1/KNR4 family protein encodes MWFGKKETQLDRIKNKLSQAMRKDAGFSVFGSSSHQYRVKEKLTAKELADWQAHNQVTLPEPYALFLTNIGNGGAGPYYGIYSIEKATSYTERQALLAKSVLYPGMTKEEWNRLIEPLTKDEDIPDEEYDDTCNKVLGGMLCIGTQGCEYDMYLVLEGKYRGRIVYTSDFHPDHPFFFVYEDSFLDWYERWLDEIILDYDIGWFGSRMPGDENALIQIYQSAPNEEIQAKALDGMFKFKKVSQLTLAFLKKIAEQSPKNRTTAIWLICKASFDTGRKYPLELLQSDEHEDFLQALQILHASSKTEDLTEFIPVILQRLDRIHDPETLRYAGYILEDYGAITLQNFAPFLCHADPKMQTTAIYAARSCENKLGSWQIIEQMLMGGGPQVLNNLILYWGIIPHEKLLSYYKEVWPKYKSNPNFREKFIGCLRELHLPDDYFDKDES; translated from the coding sequence ATGTGGTTTGGCAAGAAAGAAACGCAACTGGATCGAATAAAAAACAAACTGAGCCAAGCTATGCGCAAAGACGCGGGTTTCTCAGTGTTTGGATCATCCTCACATCAATATAGGGTTAAAGAGAAGCTTACAGCAAAAGAGCTGGCGGACTGGCAAGCCCACAATCAGGTCACACTTCCTGAGCCTTATGCGCTGTTTTTAACGAACATCGGCAATGGAGGCGCCGGACCCTATTATGGAATATATTCAATTGAAAAGGCAACTTCCTACACCGAGCGCCAAGCGCTCCTTGCAAAATCCGTTCTGTACCCCGGGATGACCAAAGAGGAATGGAACCGTCTAATTGAGCCCCTGACCAAGGACGAGGACATTCCCGATGAGGAATACGACGACACCTGTAATAAGGTGTTGGGCGGCATGTTGTGCATAGGCACCCAAGGCTGCGAATACGACATGTATCTCGTACTTGAGGGGAAATATAGGGGGAGAATTGTGTACACCTCCGATTTTCATCCTGATCATCCTTTTTTCTTTGTCTATGAAGACAGCTTTCTGGACTGGTACGAGCGCTGGCTGGATGAAATTATTCTGGATTATGATATCGGGTGGTTTGGCAGTCGAATGCCGGGTGATGAGAATGCGCTGATCCAGATTTATCAGAGCGCTCCAAACGAAGAAATCCAAGCCAAAGCGCTTGATGGAATGTTCAAGTTTAAGAAAGTCTCTCAGCTAACCCTTGCTTTTTTGAAAAAAATTGCGGAGCAAAGCCCCAAAAATCGGACCACAGCCATTTGGCTCATCTGCAAAGCTTCTTTTGACACGGGTAGAAAGTATCCTCTGGAGCTGTTGCAATCGGATGAACATGAGGATTTTCTGCAAGCTTTACAGATTCTGCACGCTTCCAGTAAAACTGAGGATTTAACGGAGTTTATTCCAGTGATCTTGCAAAGGCTTGACCGGATTCACGACCCAGAAACGTTGCGTTATGCAGGGTATATCTTGGAAGATTACGGTGCGATTACGCTCCAGAACTTTGCGCCTTTCTTGTGTCACGCCGACCCGAAAATGCAAACCACTGCCATCTATGCCGCGCGCAGTTGCGAAAATAAGCTGGGAAGCTGGCAGATCATTGAACAGATGTTGATGGGGGGCGGCCCGCAGGTTCTGAATAACTTGATTTTATACTGGGGCATTATTCCACATGAGAAGCTGCTGTCTTACTATAAGGAGGTATGGCCGAAATACAAAAGCAATCCGAATTTCAGAGAAAAATTTATCGGTTGTTTGCGAGAACTGCATTTGCCAGATGATTATTTCGACAAAGACGAATCGTAA
- a CDS encoding sensor domain-containing protein: MTRTVVSFIQNGYFLLLTFATGLFYFCFYLVALTLGLSLSFTVAGVPLITRILRTTNTFLQFERTQTKIYTDITTELYVKPINTDDSIWLQARKELLNRRNWIAIGWLMLKLPVGILSLISAALLYITPLAMIAAPLLFPLFNYYFMGVPIDTVIKSVLVSASGVIFTMVSYRLANSFTRMLGGYTRRMIKSVNR; this comes from the coding sequence ATGACAAGAACCGTCGTCAGCTTTATTCAAAATGGCTATTTCCTACTGCTTACTTTCGCTACCGGATTGTTTTACTTTTGCTTTTATCTGGTCGCTCTTACATTAGGCTTGAGTCTTTCGTTTACCGTCGCGGGCGTTCCTCTGATTACTCGCATTTTGCGAACTACAAACACCTTCCTGCAATTTGAACGCACACAGACCAAGATCTATACGGATATTACCACAGAGCTTTACGTTAAACCAATAAACACCGATGACTCTATCTGGCTTCAAGCAAGGAAGGAGCTGCTAAATCGGCGCAACTGGATCGCTATCGGCTGGCTGATGCTGAAGCTTCCGGTGGGGATTTTAAGCCTCATTAGTGCAGCCTTGCTTTATATAACTCCACTCGCAATGATTGCGGCCCCGCTCCTCTTTCCACTATTTAATTATTATTTTATGGGTGTACCTATAGATACTGTGATAAAATCCGTACTGGTTTCGGCCTCAGGAGTCATATTCACTATGGTGAGCTACAGGCTTGCGAACAGCTTCACGCGTATGCTAGGAGGCTACACCCGTCGTATGATCAAGAGTGTGAACCGGTAG
- a CDS encoding NUDIX hydrolase gives MENEYKYLKYDWKYSKEDLKFCPRCGSPFILQDLHIADQPQLVCDNCQFIFYLDPKLVVVALVLFENKVLLLRRAENPSKGLWGLPGGHVERGDDVFETIEREVREEAGARVKVKDIIKTHSMSKYGTVQLAFEATAENQSLKTNIESFEAKYFGWGEIPWDELAFETTRDILSEFAYKNNINMENGANSD, from the coding sequence ATGGAAAATGAATATAAATATCTAAAGTATGATTGGAAGTATAGTAAGGAAGACTTAAAATTTTGTCCCCGCTGCGGTTCTCCTTTTATTCTTCAAGACTTGCATATAGCTGACCAACCACAACTTGTTTGTGACAATTGCCAATTTATTTTTTATTTAGATCCCAAGTTAGTAGTAGTTGCTCTTGTTCTTTTTGAGAATAAGGTGTTGCTCTTGAGAAGAGCTGAGAACCCGAGCAAGGGATTATGGGGGTTGCCAGGTGGACATGTAGAGCGAGGAGATGATGTCTTTGAAACAATAGAAAGAGAAGTAAGAGAGGAGGCAGGAGCACGAGTAAAAGTTAAAGATATTATCAAAACACATTCTATGTCAAAATACGGAACAGTTCAGTTGGCGTTTGAAGCCACTGCTGAAAATCAATCCCTTAAGACAAACATTGAAAGTTTTGAGGCTAAATATTTTGGTTGGGGAGAAATACCTTGGGATGAGCTTGCTTTTGAAACAACAAGAGATATTCTAAGTGAATTCGCATATAAGAATAATATTAATATGGAGAACGGCGCTAATAGTGATTAA
- a CDS encoding GntR family transcriptional regulator, with the protein MKPKYQVILEDIKSNILSGAYSVGEQIPTEFALQDKYKVSRQTVRKAILELSNEGFLRSEKGSGTYVSNQFRSKTGGNSSNKTIGVITTYISDYIFPSIIRGIEARLNEDNYSLLLASTNNDVAQEKKALEMMLSFGVDGLIIEPTKSNLYNPNIAYYLTFKEQDVPFIMINAYYEELEVPYFCLDDVQSSYLATKELIANGHTQIGIIAKMDDLQGKYRMKGYIKALGEAKLRFHPEQVLSFYTETKQDLSTNLRKFLTEQRDELSAIVCYNDEVGLEVVHVCRQLGILVPEDLSIIGQDNSYISKNANIKLTTLTHPQEQMGRDAADWVIKKLQGKKDLRNHTYYQPVLIEGETVKKKLK; encoded by the coding sequence GTGAAACCAAAGTATCAGGTCATCCTTGAGGATATAAAAAGCAATATTCTTTCAGGGGCATACAGCGTAGGAGAACAAATTCCAACGGAATTCGCTTTGCAGGATAAGTATAAAGTTAGTCGTCAGACGGTTCGGAAGGCTATTTTGGAACTATCCAACGAAGGTTTCTTAAGAAGTGAAAAAGGATCTGGCACCTATGTCAGTAACCAATTCCGCTCAAAGACTGGTGGGAACTCCAGTAATAAAACCATCGGAGTCATCACGACCTACATCTCTGATTACATCTTCCCCTCGATAATTCGCGGGATTGAAGCCAGATTAAATGAAGATAATTATTCATTACTATTAGCGAGTACCAATAATGATGTCGCCCAGGAAAAGAAAGCCTTGGAGATGATGCTGTCCTTTGGTGTGGATGGTTTGATCATTGAGCCTACGAAGAGCAATCTATATAATCCCAATATCGCTTATTATCTGACGTTCAAGGAACAGGATGTTCCCTTCATCATGATTAATGCCTATTATGAAGAGTTGGAAGTTCCTTACTTCTGCCTCGATGACGTACAATCCAGCTATCTGGCAACCAAAGAATTGATCGCTAACGGACACACACAGATTGGTATCATTGCCAAAATGGACGATTTACAAGGAAAGTATCGAATGAAAGGCTATATCAAAGCGCTTGGAGAAGCCAAATTACGGTTTCACCCCGAGCAAGTGCTCTCATTCTATACTGAAACGAAGCAGGATTTGTCCACCAATTTGAGGAAATTTCTGACCGAACAAAGAGACGAGTTAAGCGCAATTGTCTGCTATAACGACGAGGTAGGATTAGAAGTTGTACATGTATGCAGACAACTTGGGATATTGGTGCCCGAAGACTTATCCATTATTGGTCAAGATAATTCCTATATTTCCAAGAATGCAAACATCAAACTAACGACATTAACGCACCCCCAGGAACAAATGGGACGTGATGCCGCCGATTGGGTTATTAAGAAACTTCAAGGGAAAAAGGATCTACGTAACCACACCTATTATCAGCCTGTGTTAATTGAAGGAGAGACGGTTAAGAAGAAACTGAAGTGA
- a CDS encoding serine hydrolase, which produces MKKMIHTSLAVLLLSATVTTACMAPNGASVAAPVNVPVASEKASLEGPRDAKELEAFADGVFADKMKKYNTVGSNFVVVAGGKVMLSKGYGYADKGKKIPVDKNTVFQIGSVTKSFTALAAMQLVDKGKMDLKRDIQEYLGGIKVPNKTGKKLTMFDLLTYSSGFDEPDISMEMHPEYADKYFPMKKFIASNMPTVVRTPGEAYTYDNFGFMLAGYAVANVTGMSYSKYMEKNIFKPLGMNSTNVRFTPQLLSRMAAHYGPTGELIPLDGFKPTEKPEGGIVSTADDMAKYLIMHLNKGKYKGKEVVSPKSIEQMHTYQLFPDKEFPVTTIGFEGYFKEKMNNQHVILKGGNVTGHSSLIVILPEKNTAMYMSYNNDSMMSLDVYEEFMNHYYPRKSELPKSTYATISEQQAQDYVGLYQNTRIAALRTKVSYSDGKLIMETGTSGKHTLKMIHPLLFEDESGNKLTFNKNQAGHIAYLYYMQLPDLVAYAQKINIDSPFSDVPADSKYIPYINNLNALKVMSGKSAHLFDPKGTMTQREFSEVLLRAHGWYKQPFMIEPNTKQMMAGLRNYQPNSPITRQMAAVMIQNLKQVEPGIKVKLGGETDAWAVKAITALVSQGIMDPNTKINLDGSIDFRSKQLLKRQEASALLDQAFNYYTLPISH; this is translated from the coding sequence ATGAAAAAAATGATTCACACCAGTCTCGCGGTTCTACTATTATCTGCTACGGTAACTACCGCGTGTATGGCACCCAACGGCGCATCAGTTGCCGCACCCGTTAACGTACCAGTTGCATCTGAGAAGGCTAGCTTGGAGGGACCGCGAGATGCTAAGGAACTAGAAGCTTTTGCAGATGGCGTTTTTGCGGACAAGATGAAGAAGTATAATACAGTTGGTTCTAATTTTGTGGTCGTTGCAGGTGGGAAAGTGATGCTAAGCAAAGGTTACGGGTATGCCGACAAGGGCAAAAAAATTCCTGTTGATAAAAATACCGTTTTCCAAATCGGCTCTGTTACAAAGTCATTCACTGCATTGGCAGCTATGCAGTTGGTCGATAAGGGGAAAATGGATTTAAAACGCGATATCCAAGAGTATTTAGGAGGAATAAAGGTTCCGAATAAAACAGGAAAAAAACTGACGATGTTTGATCTACTTACATATTCAAGTGGATTTGATGAACCAGATATTTCCATGGAAATGCATCCAGAATACGCGGACAAATATTTTCCGATGAAGAAGTTCATTGCATCAAATATGCCAACTGTTGTCAGGACTCCAGGAGAAGCGTACACTTATGACAATTTTGGTTTCATGCTAGCGGGATATGCTGTAGCAAACGTAACGGGTATGTCATATTCCAAATATATGGAAAAGAATATTTTCAAACCGTTAGGCATGAATTCGACGAATGTGCGGTTTACCCCCCAATTGTTAAGCAGAATGGCTGCTCACTATGGACCAACAGGCGAACTGATACCCTTGGACGGGTTTAAACCAACGGAAAAACCTGAAGGCGGTATCGTCTCAACAGCAGATGACATGGCGAAGTACCTTATTATGCACCTGAACAAAGGCAAGTACAAAGGTAAAGAAGTAGTGAGTCCAAAGAGCATAGAGCAAATGCACACATACCAATTATTCCCTGATAAGGAGTTCCCGGTCACAACAATTGGATTCGAAGGCTACTTCAAAGAGAAGATGAATAATCAGCATGTGATTCTAAAAGGAGGAAATGTTACAGGGCATTCTTCCTTGATTGTTATTCTGCCTGAGAAGAATACAGCAATGTACATGTCCTACAATAACGACTCCATGATGAGTCTTGACGTGTATGAAGAATTTATGAATCATTATTATCCGAGAAAATCAGAACTTCCAAAGTCAACCTACGCGACAATAAGTGAGCAGCAGGCCCAAGACTACGTGGGATTATACCAAAACACGCGTATCGCTGCCTTAAGGACGAAGGTTTCGTATTCGGACGGGAAATTAATAATGGAGACAGGAACATCAGGCAAACATACACTAAAAATGATCCACCCTTTATTATTTGAAGATGAATCAGGTAATAAATTGACGTTTAATAAAAATCAAGCAGGCCATATTGCATATTTGTATTACATGCAACTCCCAGACCTCGTTGCTTATGCGCAAAAAATAAACATTGATTCACCATTTTCTGATGTACCTGCGGATAGTAAATATATTCCATATATAAACAACCTTAATGCTTTGAAAGTCATGAGCGGAAAATCAGCCCACCTCTTCGATCCGAAAGGAACGATGACTCAGAGAGAATTCTCAGAAGTGCTGCTGCGCGCCCACGGGTGGTATAAACAACCTTTCATGATTGAACCGAATACAAAACAGATGATGGCCGGACTACGTAATTATCAGCCTAATTCTCCTATCACTAGACAAATGGCGGCGGTAATGATCCAGAACCTGAAACAGGTTGAGCCTGGAATTAAGGTTAAATTGGGTGGCGAAACGGATGCTTGGGCAGTTAAAGCCATCACAGCTCTTGTTTCCCAAGGTATCATGGACCCGAATACCAAGATCAATTTAGACGGCTCCATAGACTTCCGCTCCAAACAGCTTTTGAAGCGTCAAGAAGCCAGTGCCTTGTTGGATCAAGCATTTAATTACTATACGTTGCCAATCAGTCACTAA
- a CDS encoding class I SAM-dependent methyltransferase: MGNTDKFEMIANVYDTSERIQIAKASSDAIREYVVDANSKNAIDFGCGTGLVGMSLLNDFNSMLFLDTSQNMINQIKQKITDLHIQNADTLCFDFEKEGLTDLHADYIFMAQVLLHIHDVEIVLSRLFDVLNEGGHLLIVDFNKNEKVVSDIVHNGFHQEELTDIMTKIGYRDIQSKTFFNGSKIFMGQDASMFILDSRK; this comes from the coding sequence ATGGGAAATACGGATAAGTTTGAAATGATAGCTAATGTATATGACACTTCTGAAAGAATTCAAATTGCAAAGGCATCATCTGATGCCATTCGTGAGTATGTAGTTGACGCTAATAGTAAGAATGCTATTGATTTTGGGTGTGGAACAGGTCTTGTCGGAATGAGCTTGTTAAATGATTTTAATTCTATGCTTTTTCTGGATACTTCACAAAACATGATTAATCAAATAAAGCAAAAAATTACTGATCTTCACATTCAGAATGCAGATACATTATGTTTTGACTTTGAAAAGGAAGGTCTAACGGATTTACATGCGGACTATATTTTTATGGCTCAGGTTCTACTCCATATTCATGATGTTGAAATCGTTTTATCAAGGCTATTTGATGTTCTAAATGAAGGAGGACATTTACTAATCGTAGATTTTAATAAAAATGAAAAAGTAGTTTCAGATATAGTTCATAACGGATTTCATCAAGAAGAGCTGACTGACATTATGACTAAAATAGGATATAGAGATATTCAGTCCAAAACTTTTTTTAACGGAAGTAAAATATTCATGGGACAAGATGCATCTATGTTTATTCTTGATTCTCGAAAATAA
- a CDS encoding YceI family protein codes for MKDINWEVDPDHSSVEFSVTHLMISRIKGVFEHFQAILSFDPNNLKTMGIQASIDANSITTRQSQRDEHLKSDDFLHAAKYPTITFQSTSCVLAGERQYELTGNLTLHGVTKPITFHTFFEGLNKDPRGRERVGFHSTASIDRNEFGLTFNSPLEKGGVIVGNEVRIELYIEAIRIE; via the coding sequence ATGAAAGATATCAATTGGGAAGTGGATCCGGACCACAGCTCCGTCGAGTTTTCGGTGACGCATTTAATGATTAGTAGAATTAAAGGAGTATTCGAGCATTTCCAAGCGATCTTGAGTTTTGACCCCAACAATTTAAAAACCATGGGTATTCAGGCTTCCATAGATGCAAATAGTATTACAACTCGCCAATCGCAACGAGATGAACACCTGAAGAGTGACGACTTCCTTCATGCAGCCAAGTATCCAACCATTACGTTTCAAAGCACCAGCTGCGTCCTTGCTGGCGAAAGGCAATATGAACTTACGGGCAATCTAACTCTGCATGGAGTAACCAAACCCATCACTTTTCATACCTTTTTTGAAGGACTAAACAAAGACCCTCGTGGCCGGGAACGTGTAGGATTTCATTCAACAGCCAGTATTGACCGCAATGAATTTGGCTTGACATTCAACTCGCCTCTGGAAAAAGGCGGGGTTATCGTCGGAAATGAAGTGAGAATCGAGCTTTATATCGAGGCAATTAGAATAGAATAG
- a CDS encoding helix-turn-helix transcriptional regulator yields MFDMVKQWFWYDWFMLMIRLICSTSLLLTIIERQAHFTLPLWVLVFWQLIAFSVPWLCLQLNYRYYLLTEIVIPGGLCLYLVLFFPEAYLTFLVYAFLIASNSKQRTYLWSGPLSILLLPAIVKLLAEQIDFWIMTIQFGTAYAFGFSFHLLMVNHRQSEIIREQNAVLEQYLSQIERITLAEERNRLSKELHDTVGHAYTSLIMGLETLRPELETDTGTKRLDSLLNLARENMDEVRGYVHQIESPHEELPLLQSLRKLAEEFQEHAKVSVRFQAFGEEYPVTKQAKIALYRCLQESLTNAVRHGHSTEITVSVQFEPQQTRLEIQDNGRGMEHGRDGFGLNAMKERAMNLQGHVGVYTQPGEGTLVTCTLPRQTELKDDVIRLLVVDDQPFIRESLRILLEEQQDLQVVGVAEDGEQAIELCRQVQPQLVLMDLDMPNLDGISASRTIKQTWPHIRILILTTFEDTGQALEALRSGADGYLLKSMKPVELAETIRTVYRGGTLIDQEMSHKLFAQLEAAKSGDVPSTTKVAATYDLTSRELEILQFVSKGLRYKTIASKLYLSDGTVRNYASSVYLKLGVRNREEAVQKAREAGLME; encoded by the coding sequence TTGTTCGATATGGTAAAGCAGTGGTTCTGGTACGACTGGTTCATGCTTATGATCCGCTTGATTTGCAGTACTTCTCTCCTGCTCACTATCATAGAGCGGCAAGCTCATTTCACGCTGCCGCTTTGGGTTCTTGTGTTTTGGCAGCTTATTGCTTTTTCCGTTCCCTGGCTGTGCTTGCAGCTCAATTATAGATACTACCTGCTTACCGAGATTGTGATCCCGGGCGGGCTCTGCCTGTATTTAGTTTTGTTCTTTCCAGAAGCCTACCTCACATTCCTGGTATATGCATTTTTGATTGCCTCTAATAGCAAACAAAGAACATATCTTTGGTCAGGTCCTTTATCCATACTGCTCCTACCCGCTATAGTTAAGCTGCTTGCAGAGCAGATTGATTTTTGGATTATGACCATTCAATTCGGGACGGCTTATGCATTCGGATTTTCCTTCCATTTATTGATGGTCAATCATCGTCAAAGTGAAATTATACGCGAGCAAAATGCGGTGCTGGAGCAGTACTTGTCCCAAATCGAGCGCATCACGCTGGCCGAAGAGCGGAATCGGCTCTCCAAAGAGCTCCATGATACCGTCGGTCATGCGTACACTTCCCTCATTATGGGGTTGGAAACCTTGCGCCCTGAGCTAGAGACGGATACAGGAACGAAACGGCTCGATTCCCTATTGAACCTGGCCCGGGAAAATATGGATGAAGTGAGAGGCTATGTGCATCAAATCGAATCGCCGCATGAAGAACTCCCACTGCTTCAGTCTTTGCGGAAGCTGGCAGAGGAGTTTCAGGAGCATGCTAAGGTGTCGGTTCGTTTCCAGGCCTTCGGGGAGGAATACCCTGTAACGAAGCAAGCGAAGATAGCGCTGTATCGCTGCTTGCAAGAATCATTGACGAATGCCGTGCGTCATGGACACTCGACGGAGATTACGGTTTCAGTGCAATTCGAGCCTCAGCAGACGAGGCTGGAAATTCAAGATAACGGCCGTGGGATGGAACATGGACGGGATGGTTTCGGCTTGAACGCCATGAAAGAGCGAGCGATGAATTTGCAAGGTCATGTTGGCGTCTATACCCAACCGGGCGAAGGCACCCTCGTTACCTGCACCCTGCCACGACAAACGGAGCTTAAGGATGATGTCATCCGTCTGTTGGTCGTCGATGACCAGCCTTTTATCCGTGAAAGTCTACGGATTCTTCTCGAGGAGCAGCAAGATTTGCAAGTCGTAGGGGTGGCAGAAGATGGCGAGCAAGCCATCGAACTGTGCAGACAGGTTCAGCCTCAGCTGGTGCTCATGGATTTGGACATGCCGAACCTGGACGGAATCTCCGCATCCCGTACCATAAAACAAACGTGGCCCCACATCCGCATCTTGATTCTCACCACGTTCGAAGATACTGGACAGGCTCTGGAAGCGCTGCGAAGCGGAGCGGACGGATACCTATTGAAGTCGATGAAGCCGGTAGAGCTTGCCGAAACAATACGTACGGTCTATCGCGGAGGCACGCTGATCGATCAGGAGATGTCGCACAAATTGTTTGCTCAGCTGGAAGCCGCCAAGAGCGGAGACGTTCCGTCGACAACCAAAGTGGCTGCGACCTATGATTTAACTTCACGGGAGCTTGAAATTTTACAGTTCGTGTCGAAAGGACTGCGATATAAAACCATTGCTTCCAAATTGTATTTATCCGATGGTACGGTTAGAAACTATGCGTCATCGGTCTATCTGAAGCTGGGGGTTCGCAACCGAGAGGAAGCAGTGCAAAAGGCCCGGGAGGCAGGGCTTATGGAATAA